A single region of the Syngnathus acus chromosome 6, fSynAcu1.2, whole genome shotgun sequence genome encodes:
- the LOC119123924 gene encoding LOW QUALITY PROTEIN: dynein heavy chain-like (The sequence of the model RefSeq protein was modified relative to this genomic sequence to represent the inferred CDS: inserted 1 base in 1 codon; substituted 3 bases at 3 genomic stop codons), with protein AIQTTVHAIQTTVHVIQTTIITTVHAIQTTVHVIQTTIIALHFILYRYKLRCTRYKLHVTXFVSCAPXFVSXFVSIQTTVHAIQTTVHVIQTTIIALHFILHXIQTTVHAIQTTIHTMYSTIHTVQHSTIHTVQHSTIHTIQHSTIHTIHNTAHTAQHNTHNTAQHNTMHTIQHSTIHTIQHSTMHSTTQY; from the exons gcgatacaaactacggtgcacgcgatacaaactacggtgcacgTGATACAAACTACCATTATT actacggtgcacgcgatacaaactacggtgcacgTGATACAAACTACCATTATTGCACtgcattttatattgtatcgatacaaactacggtgcacgCGATACAAACTACATGTTACGTAGTTTGTATCGTgtgcaccgtagtttgtatcgtagtttgtatcgatacaaactacggtgcacgcgatacaaactacggtgcacgTGATACAAACTACCATTATCGCACTGCATTTTATATTGC cgatacaaactacggtgcacgcgatacaaactacgATACATACAatg TACAGCACAATACACACAGTACAGCACAGCACAATACACACAGTACAGCACAGCACAATACACACAATACAGCACAGCACAAtacacacaatacacaatacagcaca cacagcacaacacaatacacacaatacagcacagcacaacacaatgcacacaatacAGCACAGCACAATACACACAATACAGCACAGCACAATGCACAGCACAACACAGTAC